In one Rhodohalobacter sp. 614A genomic region, the following are encoded:
- a CDS encoding four helix bundle protein: MLWHERNHGQTKAAFIHKISIVIEEADESEFWLEFIIDENLKSKELIEDLKNEAYELASIFIKSRKTAQKNL; this comes from the coding sequence ATGCTTTGGCATGAACGGAATCATGGACAAACCAAAGCTGCATTTATTCATAAGATTAGTATTGTTATTGAAGAAGCTGATGAATCAGAATTCTGGTTAGAATTTATAATCGATGAAAACTTGAAGTCTAAAGAACTCATAGAAGATTTAAAAAATGAAGCATACGAGCTGGCTTCCATTTTCATCAAATCCAGAAAAACAGCACAAAAGAATTTATGA